The Chanos chanos chromosome 16, fChaCha1.1, whole genome shotgun sequence genome has a window encoding:
- the septin8a gene encoding septin-8-A: protein MAATDVDVFSNEEKRNLNLGGHVGFDSLPDQLVSKSVTQGFCFNILCVGETGIGKSTLMNTLFNTMFENEEASHYQNGVYLRPRTYDLQESNVHLKLTIVDTVGFGDQINKEDSYKPIVDYIDTQFENYLQEELKIKRSLYNYHDTRIHICLYFIAPTGHSLKSLDLVTMKKLDSKVNIIPIIAKADTISKSELHKFKIKIMSELVSNGVQIYQFPTDDEAVSEINSSMNAHLPFAVVGSVEEVKVGNKMVRARQYPWGVVQVENESHCDFVKLREMLIRVNMEDLREQTHARHYELYRRCKLEEMGFKDTDPDSQPFSLQETYEAKRKEFLSDLQRKEEEMRQMFVNKVKETEAELKEKERELHDKFEQLKRMHQDEKKKIEEKRRDLEEEMNAFNRRKVAAETLSLSQPLKKDKDKKN from the exons ATGGCTGCCACGGATGTTGATGTGTTTTCC aatgaagaaaaacgGAACCTTAATTTGGGTGGACATGTCGGCTTTGACAGCCTGCCCGATCAGCTGGTCAGTAAATCGGTCACACAGGGTTTCTGCTTCAATATCCTTTGCGTGG GTGAGACAGGCATCGGCAAGTCGACACTGATGAACACGCTTTTTAACACCATGTTTGAAAACGAAGAGGCTAGTCACTATCAGAACGGTGTTTACCTGAGGCCGAGGACATACGACCTGCAGGAGAGCAACGTCCACCTTAAGCTGACTATAGTGGACACCGTGGGCTTTGGGGACCAGATCAACAAAGAAGACAG TTACAAACCCATCGTCGACTACATCGACACACAGTTTGAGAACTACCTACAGGAAGAGCTGAAAATCAAACGCTCCCTCTACAACTACCACGACACCCGAATTCACATCTGCCTGTACTTCATCGCACCCACTGGCCACTCACTCAAGTCCCTGGATCTAGTCACTATGAAGAAACTGGATAGCAAG gttaATATAATTCCCATTATTGCGAAAGCTGATACAATCTCCAAGAGTGAGCTACACAAGTTTAAGATTAAAATCATGAGTGAACTGGTGAGCAATGGAGTTCAGATCTACCAGTTCCCCACAGACGATGAAGCCGTCTCAGAAATCAACTCCTCTATGAAT GCTCATCTGCCGTTTGCTGTGGTGGGCAGCGTGGAGGAGGTGAAGGTTGGTAATAAGATGGTGAGGGCCAGGCAGTACCCGTGGGGGGTCGTCCAGG tggAGAATGAGAGTCACTGTGACTTTGTGAAGCTGAGGGAGATGCTGATTAGGGTAAACATGGAGGACCTGAGAGAGCAGACCCATGCCAGACACTATGAGCTGTACAGACGCTGTAAACTAGAGGAGATGGGCTTCAAAGACACTGACCCCGACAGCCAACCCTTCAG TCTCCAGGAGACGTACGAAGCCAAGAGGAAAGAGTTTCTGAGTGACCTgcagaggaaggaggaggagatgagacAGATGTTTGTCAATAAAGTAAAGGAAACTGAAGCAGAActcaaagagaaggagagagag TTACATGACAAGTTTGAGCAGCTGAAGCGAATGCACCAGGACGAGAAGAAGAAGATTGAGGAGAAGAGGCGGGACCTGGAGGAGGAAATGAACGCGTTCAACAGAAGGAAGGTGGCAGCAGAGACCCTGTCGCTCTCCCAGCCGCTGAAGAAAGACAAGGACAAGAAAAA
- the sowahaa gene encoding ankyrin repeat domain-containing protein SOWAHA, whose product MDITQETILSVLIENNGRVKNSDILNKFKDSLNCSDPVEKKQNRGLFKTFVNNVAVVKEIDDVKYIVIKKRYQHMLKDNQDNDTEIKEQVSEPRPETYAPEEGTGHNKQLQDVEGDNSTSTQLQDVEGENSELHKLSEPVSSTKQRDSVVEQALERSKSVDFKPKRALNFTFIEKLNDNSNAQGGAVFPGKTGTSTYKPFALPLRMAPSESNFHPCNTKSAKDQFGTIGKHTDVHSSPKCKRRPVESGMSGSPQLRRHCKNTKPAEEPRFTDTVPLEPAEHEWMVKSAAGHWSQVYGLLLQDAQLSEKRDFISGFTALHWAAKCGNSDMIYKIIDVSRENGKDVDVNAKTFCGYTPLHIAALHDQEYVMILLVRDFGADSTIRDNSGKRAYHYLHKAVSAEVRELLGQPRLIQHHHQMDVPQDRDEMEHLKHSNTISRLFQGHPHPGHKKKHKHRSAFLSLAEESEKDDPTSIQKLFSDVFT is encoded by the coding sequence ATGGATATAACCCAAGAAACGATTCTGTCTGTGCTAATAGAAAATAATGGGAGGGTGAAGAATTCAGATATTCTGAATAAGTTCAAAGATTCCTTGAATTGTAGTGATCCGGTTGAGAAGAAACAAAACCGCGGACTCTTTAAGACGTTCGTGAACAATGTCGCTGTTGTTAAAGAGATCGACGACGTCAAGTATATTGTAATTAAGAAGAGGTATCAGCACATGCTGAAAGACAATCAAGACaatgacacagaaataaaggaaCAGGTTTCAGAGCCAAGACCTGAAACGTATGCACCAGAAGAAGGAACAGGACACAACAAACAACTTCAGGATGTAGAAGGAGACAATTCAACTTCAACACAACTTCAAGATGTAGAAGGTGAGAATTCTGAGCTTCACAAGTTAAGTGAACCTGTGTCTTCTACCAAACAGAGAGATTCAGTGGTAGAACAGGCATTAGAAAGAAGCAAATCAGTAGACTTTAAACCAAAAAGAGCTCTCAACTTCACCTTCATTGAAAAGTTGAATGATAACTCAAATGCTCAGGGAGGTGCTGTATTTCCTGGAAAGACAGGGACTTCCACATACAAACCATTTGCGTTACCTTTAAGAATGGCCCCATCTGAGAGCAATTTTCACCCTTGTAACACTAAATCTGCCAAGGACCAGTTTGGGACCATAGGGAAACACACAGATGTTCACAGTTCCCCTAAATGCAAACGCAGGCCTGTGGAGAGCGGTATGTCTGGTTCACCACAACTAAGGAGACACTGCAAGAACACCAAGCCCGCTGAAGAGCCTAGATTCACGGACACGGTCCCCCTGGAGCCTGCAGAGCACGAGTGGATGGTCAAATCAGCAGCAGGTCACTGGAGCCAAGTCTATGGCCTTTTGTTGCAGGACGCCCAACTGTCCGAAAAGAGAGATTTCATATCGGGTTTTACAGCCCTTCACTGGGCAGCAAAATGCGGCAACAGTGACATGATCTACAAAATCATCGACGTGTCCAGGGAGAACGGCAAAGATGTGGACGTCAACGCCAAGACGTTTTGTGGGTACACTCCGTTGCACATTGCAGCGCTACACGATCAGGAGTATGTGATGATCCTTTTGGTGCGAGATTTCGGAGCTGACAGTACTATCAGAGACAACAGTGGCAAGAGGGCCTACCACTACCTCCACAAAGCGGTGTCTGCAGAGGTGAGGGAACTTCTGGGGCAGCCGAGGTTAATCCAGCACCATCATCAGATGGACGTTCCTCAGGACAGGGATGAAATGGAGCATCTCAAACACTCTAATACCATCAGCAGGCTCTTCCAAGGCCACCCACACCCAGGGcataagaaaaaacacaagcacaggAGTGCCTTCCTGTCTCTGGCTGAAGAGTCTGAGAAAGACGATCCAACGTCAATCCAAAAACTCTTTTCTGATGTGTTTACCTAA
- the shroom1 gene encoding protein Shroom1: MDSFNFYFERMSSLDLHHLSLPVSRLSPAKSTSSIDQYSHHHGKGDSAYSSFSGGSTAPDYPSPFPSDELQPHSFHYADLKYVKAVYNPNVIDSDSSIDKLYRSMEAISQHYRQDNSNDCLSRQDPPPSTPAHPTPPPPPARLDSFITIRNLENSRVRQSPEGQVADLPYLRSQVADSSASSSRPDSGRGHRIFQQFQRDQLNRNVADKTPEPQKSASVLSRFPPRASQPGHPRLQQQQVIAGQSENLRKRAHTIHGHPEQQCAINSWHPASNTINGNIQHKGPFYFVTGTYKSPECNAKQTERPSEDFTVEHRSPAEREQCRSVMDNMVVGGQHKRQNSRDVYNEQDEALSMKSQDENHPRDSEYNHAYNSENIYGMEQSQKVTNREIGRYHTTSHPIFYCGPEESVPSPPSNMLDQANMSTVSVKDQTVHQKKDDQLRRNKKEPFGELSCEKINKETTPLLYHLTGANRAALMNTFKNRSEPGKEFKNTEWTKSNHQKGGKEDSSSIGSSTDSQHSAISKEGMPGMLSDTCNTLDDSFKKYYKEKLKDAQCKVLRETSFKRKDLQVSCSQRVKHCLQQRPSVLPTVSQETQLSLEDSGPSQYISPGMDKENVMEITKDCFGEIEERIEREIQNVAQPQVARIGGRKRLTAEQKKLSNSEPEKLHHLADGISHATCHSLDNETEGQTTEDTQGLVAARRKVFEMRGRALSASSISKTSLKHLQHKALVAYMERKTGNKGAESQQPIPQVPSQRHSTAGRPLDFGSRAQPNNMGSKKKQHRPLSAGRILDSSMSSVRYAQFSSAQPSGHTRQSSWKETLRPYSGKSASVENLLDQPEAPGGYRARSTSTPHTFQVQNSTSIAPTSQMSSHQRVEAETAVHKSHAASVPDERRVRMVSQRGKSMEELGVTRVSEPLGLSKSSEQLDQLLSQHTRLGREKRAVSVSHDNQAKIPEHTFRKPFLSQGSTPLIISFDDSVTGPRNHSPSQATGLAPSTQAKALSSSPASSTSGSVHGDTGVGSHNEQPPPPAQDQEYNDTGVRSISMPSLLKGHSEGDTGDSKIKTVAPPQSPTKEFSSKDESETENSNPSPNLSEEVCLSPGVTTDRSLWVSHPEANEKEAECSPGHDKMDVMEDKMPLPSPQGSEHQRAHSHTVPDFDVSQGSEEGREVETKEPELNENPVGEAEGMQVNGYKDQSPWEVLVEEVLSADQSLARALRPVTNRKTALMLMEQLLSEDTLLMEEHYKTKQTQKLSSDEQPINSAETAEDVEKPPCALDPTDEGVSTTPQAQDTKCFSNSDITEKKRQLIARIEERLRSLEESRSSLLGEEEANGARGNAMEALVRERCVPAEHERYMLFVGDLERVVSLLLCLSARLARVQNALSTVDEHTDAEEKQSLDNRHRLLCKQREDAKDLKDNLDRRERVVSTFLSKHLTESQFQEYRRFVQTKASLLIRQKDLDERRQLGEEQLEALLSSLSS, translated from the exons ATGGATTCTTTCAACTTTTACTTTGAGAGAATGAGCAGTCTTGATCTACATCATCTCAGTCTTCCTGTTAGTCGACTTTCACCGGCAAAATCCACAAGCAGCATAGACCAGTACTCTCACCACCACGGAAAGGGAGACTCTGCATACAGCTCTTTCTCTGGAGGCTCCACTGCCCCTGACTACCCTTCTCCATTCCCCTCTGATGAGCTTCAACCACACAGCTTTCACTATGCAGACCTGAAGTACGTGAAGGCTGTATACAATCCAAACGTCATTGACTCAGACTCAAGCATTGACAAGCTGTATCGTTCCATGGAGGCCATTTCACAGCACTACCGTCAGGATAACAGCAATGACTGTCTTAGTAGGCAGGATCCTCCTCCGTCCACTCCTGCacacccaacaccaccacctccccctGCCCGTCTTGACAGTTTCATTACCATCAGGAACCTCGAGAACTCACGGGTACGGCAGAGTCCCGAGGGACAGGTTGCAGATTTGCCCTACCTGAGGTCGCAGGTGGCTGATTCCAGTGCCTCCAGTTCTAGGCCCGATTCCGGCCGTGGTCATCGGATCTTTCAGCAGTTTCAGAGGGACCAACTGAACCGGAACGTTGCGGATAAGACGCCTGAGCCGCAGAAGTCAGCAAGTGTCCTAAGCCGATTTCCTCCCCGTGCAAGTCAGCCCGGGCACCCAcggctgcagcagcagcaggtcaTAGCTGGCCAGTCTGAGAATCTGCGGAAAAGGGCTCATACAATTCATGGGCACCCTGAGCAACAATGTGCCATCAACTCCTGGCATCCAGCTAGTAACACGATCAATGGAAATATCCAGCACAAAGGACCGTTCTATTTTGTTACTGGCACATACAAGTCACCCGAGTGTAACGCCAAACAAACTGAACGTCCTTCAGAAGACTTTACAGTTGAGCACCGCAGTCCAGCTGAAAGAGAACAATGCCGCAGCGTGATGGATAACATGGTTGTGGGTGGCCAGCACAAAAGGCAGAACAGTCGTGATGTCTATAATGAGCAGGATGAAGCCTTGAGTATGAAAAGCCAAGATGAAAATCATCCTAGAGATAGTGAATATAATCATGCTTACAATTCAGAGAACATCTATGGCATGGAACAGAGCCAGAAGGTCACGAATCGGGAAATTGGCAGATATCACACCACAAGTCACCCTATCTTCTACTGTGGCCCAGAGGAGAGTGTTCCTTCTCCACCATCCAATATGCTTGATCAAGCTAATATGTCCACAGTATCTGTAAAGGACCAGACCGTTCACCAGAAAAAAGATGATCAGCTTAGGAGGAATAAGAAAGAGCCTTTTGGAGAACTGTCCTGTGAGAAGATCAACAAGGAGACCACTCCACTGTTGTATCATCTCACTGGTGCCAACAGAGCTGCACTCATGAACACGTTCAAGAATCGTAGCGAGCCTGGTAAGGAGTTCAAGAACACAGAGTGGACCAAAAGCAACCACcagaaaggaggaaaagaagactCCAGTTCCATAGGTTCTAGCACTGACTCACAGCACAGTGCAATATCCAAGGAGGGGATGCCAGGGATGCTTTCTGACACCTGCAACACATTGGACGATTCCTTcaaaaaatattacaaagaGAAGTTAAAGGATGCCCAGTGCAAAGTTTTAAGAGAAACCTCATTTAAAAGGAAGGACCTGCAGGTCTCCTGTTCTCAAAGGGTCAAGCACTGTCTTCAACAGAGGCCTTCAGTCCTACCCACTGTATCCCAGGAGACGCAGCTCTCTTTGGAGGACTCCGGCCCTTCCCAGTACATCTCTCCAGGGATGGACAAGGAGAATGTGATGGAAATCACAAAAGATTGTTTCGGCGAGATTGAGGAAAGGATTGAAAGAGAAATCCAAAATGTGGCCCAACCACAGGTAGCGCGTATAGGGGGCAGGAAACGACTAACTGCAGAGCAGAAGAAACTGTCCAACTCTGAGCCTGAGAAACTTCATCACCTGGCTGATGGGATCTCTCATGCGACCTGCCACTCACTTGACAACGAGACGGAAGGTCAAACCACAGAAGATACACAGGGCCTGGTCGCTGCCAGGAGGAAGGTGTTTGAAATGCGGGGTCGTGCTTTGTCTGCCTCCAGCATATCAAAGACTTCCCTCAAGCATCTCCAGCACAAGGCCTTGGTAGCTTATATGGAACGAAAAACAGGTAACAAAGGTGCAGAGTCCCAGCAACCTATTCCACAGGTACCCAGCCAGAGGCACTCTACTGCTGGAAGACCGTTAGATTTCGGATCAAGGGCTCAGCCTAACAATATGGGCtccaaaaagaaacagcatagACCGCTCTCGGCGGGTCGCATTCTGGATTCATCGATGAGCTCCGTCAGGTATGCTCAGTTCAGCTCTGCTCAACCTAGTGGCCACACCCGTCAGTCCAGCTGGAAGGAGACGCTGCGTCCATATTCAGGGAAGTCTGCGTCAGTTGAGAATCTCCTTGATCAGCCTGAGGCACCAGGTGGCTATCGCGCTCGTTCCACTTCAACTCCCCATACCTTCCAG gtCCAGAATAGTACAAGCATTGCTCCAACTTCTCAAATGTCaag CCACCAGAGGGTCGAAGCAGAAACAGCCGTGCATAAGAGTCATGCTGCATCAGTCCCTGATGAGCGACGCGTGAGGATGGTGAGCCAGAGAGGGAAATCTATGGAGGAACTCGGGGTGACGCGAGTCAGTGAGCCACTGGGTCTCAGTAAGAGCTCTGAACAACTGGACCAGCTTCTGTCCCAGCACACGAGactggggagagagaagagagcggTCTCAGTTTCCCATGACAACCAGGCTAAAATCCCGGAGCACACCTTCAGGAAACCTTTCCTCAGTCAAGGCTCCACCCCTCTGATAATCAGCTTCGATGATTCCGTTACTGGTCCAAGGAACCACTCTCCATCTCAAGCCACAGGACTGGCACCTTCTACACAGGCCAAGGCCTTGTCCAGTTCTCCAGCCTCCTCCACCTCAGGCTCTGTCCATGGAGACACTGGTGTGGGTTCTCACAATGAACAACCCCCTCCACCAGCACAGGATCAGGAGTATAATGACACAGGCGTCAGATCCATTTCCATGCCCAGTCTGCTGAAAGGTCACAGTGAAGGTGATACAGGAGACAG taaaattaagACGGTTGCTCCACCGCAGTCCCCGACAAAGGAATTTTCATCAAAGGatgagagcgagacagagaattCTAACCCTAGTCCTAACCTCAGTGAAGAGGTGTGTCTTAGCCCCGGGGTTACGACCGATCGTAGTCTTTGGGTCTCGCATCCTGAAGCGAATGAGAAGGAGGCTGAGTGTTCACCAGGTCATGATAAGATGGATGTAATGGAAGACAAGATGCCACTGCCTTCCCCTCAGGGCAGTGAGCACCAGAGAGCTCATTCCCACACTGTGCCTGACTTTGATGTTAGCCAGGGCTCTGAAGAGGGAAGGGAAGTCGAGACAAAGGAACCGGAGTTGAATGAAAATCCAGTAGGGGAAGCCGAGGGGATGCAGGTGAATGGTTACAAAGACCAGTCACCATGGGAGGTTCTGGTAGAGGAAGTGTTATCAGCGGACCAGTCACTGGCCCGTGCCCTGCGACCTGTAACCAATCGAAAGACTGCGTTAATGTTGATGGAGCAGCTGTTGTCAGAGGACACTCTCCTCATGGAAGAGCACTATAAGACAAAGCAAACGCAGAAACTCAGCAGTGATGAACAGCCCATAAATAG tGCTGAGACGGCCGAAGATGTTGAGAAACCCCCTTGTGCTTTGGATCCGACAGACGAGGGCGTTAGCACGACCCCCCAGGCACAAGACACCAAGTGCTTttcaaacagtgacatcacGGAGAAGAAG AGGCAGCTGATAGCGCGCATCGAAGAACGGCTTCGCTCTCTGGAGGAGAGCCGTTCCTCTCTGCTTGGGGAGGAGGAGGCGAACGGGGCTCGGGGCAACGCCATGGAGGCGCTCGTGCGAGAGCGCTGCGTCCCGGCAGAACACGAGCGTTACATGCTTTTCGTCGGCGACTTGGAGCGCGTGGTGAGCCTGCTGCTCTGCCTGTCGGCCCGTCTGGCCCGGGTACAGAACGCCCTGAGCACCGTGGACGAGCACACGGACGCAGAGGAAAAG CAATCTCTGGACAACCGTCACCGCCTTCTATGTAAGCAACGGGAAGACGCCAAAGACCTGAAGGACAACTTGGACCGACGAGAGCGCGTGGTGTCCACCTTTCTGTCCAAGCACCTGACGGAAAGTCAGTTTCAGGAGTACCGACGCTTCGTCCAGACCAAGGCCTCTCTGCTCATCCGTCAGAAGGATCTGGACGAGAGACGGCAACTGGGAGAGGAACAGCTGGAGGCTTTGCTCAGCAGTCTCTCCTCCTGA